In Haematobia irritans isolate KBUSLIRL chromosome 1, ASM5000362v1, whole genome shotgun sequence, a genomic segment contains:
- the LOC142221976 gene encoding uncharacterized protein LOC142221976: MISERFIKVLIVLFGIALKFLNCYGDVGLPLIQISHDDDDFGDDYPELREEVHLEDFFWTGSGDGPPDYLKQVHTGISKGKDVVVKTETVVATVYVDGNNEVDIPICLDCYGEGTVGIDGTWTGPGMPPLNYSATDRRYWLLTVMSGFYTQKDYPMLEEKLARLYRLAFTRQQTKHLGINGAQQISGISLTAGRDRRHNKNAQDAENVTTIKEPPDYDVELLDMAVNNTSKNDHHLPSSSTYPINTKSELITSSEENMTETTTLSYQYSDTDIQAESSDIIAAHSTPAPWELIQENAPKLEKQIMAPLVLPQTVRVLQPQPRPQPTQSPPSLLPPLSIRDNQVRVVIHNITQLTEEDVERSNADGDSGTFGGVSGIYDGDINDRIDERPIANQTELIYSVFVNGRPVLAVTAANDMKLVSESEVATVMGKEIFMKAEPYMREPQATPLAPATHSGSVGFIDSIQNNTVLIVVSSIAILLLFLLLIALLLMGRSHVRHKNQEINRTTSRNELISEVQSVRPTSSVTALDTGRTTAESRDGGIQNFSFENENGRERREPRIHFPGPPTTQQSVRRSSITSTDNTSDSSVYCPINPPAADVQRILDEKSSGLFERSKQCRHNQYDRAEENEEAVYTTVISEKKRDKARHKPKRRYISENRVGSLETSPVQSQREYSGDEGRSPNLERTYVNFERSNVEAFNPHNNYHRNKLLHQKTIYTDRDGLANQPSNEAINKEIIRALQPTEKSSDSGSIGSFLSMQSVKAFPKTTLPEPLNRVLEPVFVTYYDNVENVHHASSGKAARGHHKKRSQRDVLDATTIATIEGFPTPKAPQKVPRFASQSDNPDPGVVGPIVWERHKKRLSADDILDNEFEDGDATRNHRNFDYYSPSRDPAAMRNHYEGLLEGAIQMYSSQDDLPMPLPNRDFTNNRKPTKRELRGSSAGASNNNLKSQACDNRPSTAQPAKTTKSNHSTQPPSPTVGAWDGGSSHGSHQTLVRPMSAGPFHRPVEFQSQPTSSRHVQDLSTAPLIEAIQNELRKFQKESN; this comes from the exons GAAGTTGATATCCCCATTTGTTTGGACTGTTATGGAGAAGGCACAGTGGGTATTGATGGTACATGGACTGGTCCTGGTATGCCACCATTGAATTACTCGGCCACTGATAGACGCTATTGGCTGCTAACAGTTATGTCGGGATTTTATACACAAAAAGATTATCCCATGTTGGAAGAGAAATTAGCCCGGCTCTATCGACTGGCCTTTACGAG GcaacaaacaaaacatttgGGCATAAATGGAGCTCAACAAATATCGGGGATATCTCTAACAGCGGGCCGTGACCGTAGGCATAATAAAAATGCGCAGGATGCAGAAAATGTAACAACAATAAAAG aaCCTCCTGATTATGATGTCGAGCTCTTGGATATGGCTGTCAATAATACATCGAAAAACGATCATCATTTACCTTCGTCATCCACATATCCTATAAATACCAAGTCGGAATTGATAACATCATCCGAGGAGAATATGACAGAAACAACAACTTTGTCGTATCAATATTCTGATACAGATATACAAGCGGAATCCTCTGATATAATAGCTGCTCATAGTACACCAGCTCCATGGGAACTAATACAAGAGAATGCTCCAAAATTGGAAAAGCAAATAATGGCTCCCTTAGTATTGCCACAAACTGTAAGAGTTTTGCAACCTCAACCAAGACCTCAACCCACACAAAGTCCTCCTTCGTTATTACCACCATTGAGTATTCGTGATAACCAGGTGCGTGTTGTCATTCACAATATCACACAACTGACTGAGGAAGATGTGGAACGAAGCAATGCTGACGGTGATAGTGGAACCTTTGGTGGAGTGTCTGGCATATATGATGGTGATATCAATGATAGAAT CGATGAAAGACCGATTGCCAATCAAACGGAACTTATCTATTCGGTTTTTGTAAATGGACGTCCTGTATTGGCTGTAACGGCGGCAAATGATATGAAATTGGTTAGCGAATCCGAAGTGGCTACAGTGAtgggaaaagaaattttcatgaaagCTGAAC CCTATATGAGAGAACCTCAAGCTACACCCTTGGCCCCGGCAACCCATAGTGGTTCAGTGGGATTTATTGATTCCATACAAAATAATACCGTCCTTATAGTGGTGAGTTCAATAGCAATTCTGTTGCTATTTCTGCTGCTCATAGCCCTGCTACTAATGGGAAGATCACATGTGAGACATAAAAATCAGGAAATCAATAG aacCACTAGCCGTAATGAACTTATATCCGAAGTCCAATCGGTACGTCCCACATCAAGTGTTACTGCTCTGGATACGGGTCGTACAACCGCTGAATCCCGTGATGGAGGTATACAGAATTTTTCCTTTGAAAATGAGAATGGCCGTGAGAGACGCGAACCTCGAATACATTTTCCGGGGCCACCAACAACACAACAAAGTGTTCGTAGATCTTCCATTACCTCAACTGATAATACATCCGACTCTTCGGTTTATTGTCCAATAAATCCCCCGGCTGCAGATGTCCAACGTATATTGGACGAAAAATCATCGGGATTATTTGAGCGTAGTAAACAATGTCGCCACAATCAATATGATCGTGCCGAGGAGAATGAGGAAGCAGTATATACCACAGTGATTTCAGAAAAGAAACGTGATAAGGCAAGACATAAACCCAAACGTCGTTATATCTCCGAAAATCGGGTAGGATCATTGGAAACAAGTCCGGTACAAAGTCAACGTGAATACTCTGGCGATGAGGGTCGTTCGCCAAATCTAGAGAGAACCTATGTTAATTTCGAAAGATCCAATGTGGAAGCCTTCAATCCTCATAACAACTATCATCGCAATAAGTTGTTGCATCAGAAAACCATATACACTGACAGAGATGGCTTGGCGAATCAACCATCCAATGAAGCCATTAACAAAGAGATTATTAGAGCTCTGCAACCAACCGAAAAGTCTTCAGACTCTGGAAGTATAGGCTCATTTTTATCTATGCAATCGGTGAAAGCTTTTCCCAAAACTACTCTGCCTGAACCTTTGAATCGTGTTCTGGAACCTGTATTTGTCACCTATTACGATAATGTGGAGAATGTTCATCACGCCTCCTCGGGTAAGGCAGCAAGGGGACACCATAAAAAGCGTTCACAGCGTGATGTGTTAGATGCCACTACCATTGCCACCATAGAAGGTTTTCCCACGCCCAAAGCTCCACAGAAAGTACCACGTTTCGCTTCGCAAAGCGATAATCCCGATCCTGGAGTTGTGGGACCCATAGTTTGGGAAAGGCATAAGAAACGTCTAAGTGCCGATGATATCTTGGACAATG AATTTGAGGATGGTGATGCTACCCGAAATCATAGAAATTTCGATTATTATAGTCCTTCACGTGATCCAGCCGCCATGCGAAATCATTATGAAGGCCTGCTAGAGGGAGCCATACAAATGTACTCCAGCCAAGATGATTTACCCATGCCACTGCCCAATCGAGATTTTACCAATAATCGTAAGCCTACGAAACGTGAATTGCGAGGTTCATCAGCTGGGGCATCCAA cAACAATTTGAAATCGCAAGCATGCGATAATCGTCCTTCAACGGCTCAACCGGCGAAAACCACAAAATCGAATCATTCCACGCAGCCTCCTTCACCCACAGTCGGTGCTTGGGATGGTGGCAGTTCACATGGATCCCATCAAACTCTGGTTAGACCCATGAGTGCCGGTCCATTTCATCGCCCTGTTGAATTTCAGAGTCAACCTACATCTTCGCGCCACGTTCAGGATCTTTCCACAGCTCCTCTCATTGAGGCTATACAAAATGAATTGCGCAAATTCCAAAAGGAATCCAATTAG